The nucleotide window AATTTCAGAAAGAGTAGATTTTCCCTTTTCTTCTTTGCTGTTATTTAGCAACATTATCCTCACGCAATAAATTAGTCTGATATAACCATGCGCATCGTTTCTCTTTTACCGAGTACCACCGAAATTGTAGCCGCGCTGGGTAAAGCGGATCAACTTGTGGGGTGCTCTCACGAGTGTAATTATCCGCAAGAAATAACGGAACTGCCTGCCTGTACCGAACCCAAGTTTCAGCCAGATGGCAGCAGCTACCAGATCGATCAACGGGTGAAAGCACTATTGCAGGAAGGGCTCTCGGTGTATCGTGTGGATGAGGAAAAGTTAAAATCCCTGAAGCCAGATATCATCCTAACACAAGATCACTGCGAAGTTTGTGCAGCTTCTCTGGATGATGTAGAGAACGCTGTTCGACAAACGTTAGGTGATCATGTAACAGTGGTTTCCGTCTCTCCTACCGACCTCGGTTCCGTGGTTCAATCTATCCGAACTATTGCTGATGCTATTGATGCCGAAAAGGAAGCTGAGCAGTTGATGGCAAAGATGAAATCTCGACTACAGGAAATACAGAACCAAACCATCGACTTAACTCCGCCTGACGTACTCTCTATCGAGTGGATGGCCCCGCTGATGACAGCTGGCAACTGGATCCCCGAACTGGTGCAAATTGCAGGTGGTATTTCCGTAGCCGCTGAGACGGGAGCCCATTCTCCAGAGATACCTTGGAGAAAAGTTCAGCAACTCAATCCCGATATCATCACGATTATCCCCTGCGGATATTCTATTGAACAAACACTTTCCGAAATTTCAACGCTTACTTCTCTTGAGGGATGGGATCAACTTCGCGCCATCAAAAACAAGCAGGTTTATATTGCTGACGGTGATCACTACTTCAACCGACCGGGTCCGCGGCTGGTCAATTCCGCTCGTATCCTGGCAGAAATAATTCATCCATCGCTATTCCGCAAAGAAAACCATCCCGAGTGGATCAACCTGGCTACTTATCAATTCCAACAAACCATTAGCTCATTAGGATGAAGAAAAAAGTTGCCATCATTGGAGCCACTTCGGGTATTGGCCGGGCGCTGGCGATAGAGCTGCACACCCGGGGATATACAGTTGGAGCAACCGGACGTCGAATAGAACGACTGCAAGAGCTGCAACAACAACTCAATACCCGAATACATACGCAATTTATGGATGTGGCAGAACTGGATGATGCTATTGATCAACTCAATCAGCTTAAAAAAGATATGGGGGGACTTGATATTATTGTACTCAATGCGGGAGTTTCAAACTATCAAAAAGAATCGGTAAGCCGTCAGGCTGATCTACATGTGATCGATATTAACATCCGCGGCTTTGCCAACTTAGCCAGCTATAGCTTCGACATGTTTGAGGAACAGGGACAGGGTCATATGGTAGGTATCTCATCTATTGCTTCCCTATTTGGCTGGGGATTGAATGTGCCCTATAATGCATCCAAGGCATTTGTAAATACTTACCTGCAAGGCTATCGGCAAAAAGCCAACCACTCTGATGCTGATATTTCGATTTCCACTATTTTACCTGGTTTTATAGAGTCTGAGATGACCAAAGAGAAAAAGGGGATGTTCTGGGTTGCAGATACCCAAAAAGGGGCCCGCCAAATTGCTGATGCCATAGAACAAAAAAAGAATGTATCCTATATCACGAAGCGTTGGCGGTTGGTGGCCTGGCTAATCAAACTAATCCCCAACTGGGTCTGGAACCGAATGTAATCGTTAATATTCAAAAACCTTTTTGGGAAGTGTCAAACCTTAGTGCGGGCATTTTACTTTTTAATCGGAAACCCAGCTTAGAATTGCTGTTAGCTCACCCGGGGGGACCCTATTGGTGGGATAAGGATGAAGGGGCATGGTCGATTCCCAAGGGTGAAGTTGAAGAACAAGAAAACCTGCTGGATGCTGCCAAAAGAGAATTTAAAGAAGAACTGGGATTTATTCCCGAGGGCCCATTCATTAATCTTGGATCTGTCACACAGAAAAGCGGAAAAACAGTGTATTGCTGGGGCGTGGAATACCAAATTCCAGATGATTTTATTTTTGCTCCTAACGAGTTCGAGATTGAATGGCCACCCAACTCGGGCAAAACAGAATTCTTTCCTGAAATCGATCGCATCGAATACTTCGGCCCTTTCGAAGCACGCAAGAAAATAAATCCTGCCCAACAAGCATTTATCAATCGACTTATTGACCATTGCAGCCATAATTAATAAATACTCGTATCTTAAACACCGTCAATAGAGAACGCTTTCCCTTCATATATAGTTATTACAATAGCGATTTAAGAATAACCAAACAGCATTAACATTAATTAAATATAGATTATTATGGCTGGTAAAAAACTATTGATGCTTGTAGGAGATTTTGGTGAGGATTACGAAATTATGGTGCCTTTTCAGGCCCTTCAGATGGTAGGTCATACCGTACACGCGGTTTGTCCAGGCAAAAAGAAAGGGGATTCTGTAAAAACCGCTATACATGATTTTGAAGGCGATCAAACATATACCGAAAAGCCAGGTCACAATTTTGCACTCAATGCCACTTTCGACAAAATTGAGCCGGCCGACTACGACGGACTCGTTGTAGCTGGCGGACGTGCCCCGGAATATCTACGCCGCGAAGATGGTGTATTAGATATGGTTAGTCACTTTTTTGACGAGAATAAACCAGTAGCTGCTATCTGCCATGGACTTCAAATACTTTCTGCAGCTGATGTTATTAACGGCAGAACATTAACTGCCTACCCTGCATGCGGTCCAGAAATGGAAGCTGCCGGGGCTCATTATAAAGATGTGGAACCAACCGAAGTTGTTAAGGATGGTAACCTCGTTACATCACCGGCATGGCCTGGACATCCCAAATGGTTAAGTGCGTTCTTAGATGTACTTGGCACCGAAGTTACGCATCGCAAAAAAGAAACGGCTTAACATACTTCAACAAAAAAGCGAGGCCCCCAAAAGGAGGCGCCTCGCTTTTATAATTGTAACTCTGCAATCCTATCTATTGCCGATTGCTCTCCTTAATTATTATTAGCTGCTCCCATTACTTCCATATCGGCAGGCATAACAATACTATCTATAACATGAATTATACCATTTGATGCCATAATATCGGTTTCAGTTACAGCTGCATTATTAACCATAACTCTGTTCATTGCTTCGGCTTCTTCACCCATGTATTCACCTGATGTGCTCTGAGCCGTGAGTTTCAACTGAGTACCCTCTAAGGTTTCAACCATTGTTTCTGCTCCAATATCACTTGCGTGAATTTTGTCAGCAACAACATGATATTTGAGGATTTTAATAAGCTCTTCCTTATTCTCGGCTTTCAACAGATTATCAAGCTTACCTTCAGGTAAATTTTCAAATGCTTTATTTGTAGGCGCAAATACCGTATAAGGCCCTTCTCCTTTTAATACCTCAACTAAATCAGCCGCTTCCAAAGCAGTTAACAAAGTTGATAGGTCTTCCTTCTCGGCCACTTTTTCTGATATTGTTTTTTCGGGATTTATATTGGAGGTCAATGCTAATACAGCCAGAGATATCACCAATAACAGTACAATTTTTAAAGCTTTCATAGTGTTAAACCATAAGTTTATTATTCGTTATCGATACCATCGACACTGATCGTGATAGCCAGCGGACAATGGTTACATTATCGTTTAACCAATTGTTAATTATACAGTTCCCGCAACCTATACAGATTATGGTTTCCCCGTCAACCTTAAAAGAGATTACATTACATCCTCCCGTACTTATCCCCTCATCCGAATATATCCACCATACCAATATACCATTGTTACCCCGTATCAATATTTACAACTATTTAAACAACAAAAACTGCAACCGTTCGATATTATTAGAAAAGGATTGTATAATATTCATCTCTTACAATGAAAGTGATTGATATCAAATAAGCAGAATCTTTTTAAACCTGTTGCGAAGTCAGAAAAACAGGAACTTTAACCATAGAAATGGGGTATTTCTTCAACTACCTATACTTCCTAAACTATTTGCGCACACACACCTAACTCGCTTAAAACGAATTTTTACTGATGACCCCAAATTATAAGAAGAGTAATTATCACAATATTGGATTATTAATTATTCGTATCGGCCTTGGTATTATGTTTATCCTGCATGGATATCCTAAGATGTTTGGCGGTCCGGAGACCTGGGTGGAAGTTGGTTCAGCCACGCAGTATTTGGGAATAAATTTCGCCCCCATGTTTTTTGGTTTCATGGCGGGGGTCACCGAGTTTTTCGGAGGAATCTTTTTATTACTTGGGCTTTTCTTTACTCCCAGCGTAAGTTTTTTATTGATTGTCATGTTAGTGGCTACCATCAAACACCTTGGAGCTGGAGACGGATTTGCAAGCTATTCACACAGTATTGAGATGGCCATTATATTTGTCGCACTCTTACTTTTGGGACCAGGTAAATACAGCTTAGATAAGAAATTACAAAAACGAAATCGACGGCGATATTGACGTTTATATATTATGAAAGCCATGATATTGGAAGAGCCAAAAGAGGCTCTTATTTCCAAAGAAATCCCAACGCCAACACCTGATGATAACCAGCTATTAATTAATATTGAAGCCTGTGGCGTTTGTCGAACTGATCTACATATTGTCGATAATGAACTTACTGCCCCCAACCTACCGTTAGTGCCCGGCCATCAAATTGTAGGTACGGTACAGCAAATAGGAAAAAGTGTTTCGGGATTTAGTATCGGAGATAAAGTTGGAATTCCGTGGCTGGGAAAAACCTGCGGATATTGTGAATTTTGCCAAAATGACCAGGAAAACCTCTGCGATAATGCTGATTTTACAGGCTATACTATTGACGGCGGCTTTGCTGAATATACGGTAGCAGATTCCAGATTCTGTTTTTCCATCCCCGAAACATACCCGGCCAGCCAAGCTGCCCCTTTGCTTTGTGCCGGACTTATTGGCTACCGTGCACTCCGCAAAGCCAGCGATGCACAACGGTTGGGACTTTATGGATTTGGCTCTGCAGCCCATATTCTAACACAAGTCGCTTTACATCAGGGCCGAGAAGTCTATGCTTTTACTCGTCCGGGCGACACCAAAGGCCAACAATTTGCCAAAGATTTAGGTGCAACATGGGCGGGTGGTTCTAAAACGCTCCCACCAAAAAAATTAGACGCGGCCATCATTTTTGCCCCCGTCGGCCCACTTGTACCCCAAGCATTAAAGGCCATAAAAAAAGGTAAAAAAGTAATCTGCGCGGGCATCCACATGAGTGATATTCCAAGCTTCCCGTACAGCAATCTCTGGGAAGAACGCTCTATTGAATCCGTTGCCAACCTTACCCGGCAAGATGGCTTCGAGTTTATGGAGCTGGCTCCAAAAATTCCAATAACATCGCAAGTAACCACCTATCCGCTTGACAAAGCCAATAAAGC belongs to Fodinibius sp. Rm-B-1B1-1 and includes:
- a CDS encoding DoxX family protein — its product is MTPNYKKSNYHNIGLLIIRIGLGIMFILHGYPKMFGGPETWVEVGSATQYLGINFAPMFFGFMAGVTEFFGGIFLLLGLFFTPSVSFLLIVMLVATIKHLGAGDGFASYSHSIEMAIIFVALLLLGPGKYSLDKKLQKRNRRRY
- a CDS encoding cobalamin-binding protein, producing MRIVSLLPSTTEIVAALGKADQLVGCSHECNYPQEITELPACTEPKFQPDGSSYQIDQRVKALLQEGLSVYRVDEEKLKSLKPDIILTQDHCEVCAASLDDVENAVRQTLGDHVTVVSVSPTDLGSVVQSIRTIADAIDAEKEAEQLMAKMKSRLQEIQNQTIDLTPPDVLSIEWMAPLMTAGNWIPELVQIAGGISVAAETGAHSPEIPWRKVQQLNPDIITIIPCGYSIEQTLSEISTLTSLEGWDQLRAIKNKQVYIADGDHYFNRPGPRLVNSARILAEIIHPSLFRKENHPEWINLATYQFQQTISSLG
- a CDS encoding fasciclin domain-containing protein, producing the protein MKALKIVLLLVISLAVLALTSNINPEKTISEKVAEKEDLSTLLTALEAADLVEVLKGEGPYTVFAPTNKAFENLPEGKLDNLLKAENKEELIKILKYHVVADKIHASDIGAETMVETLEGTQLKLTAQSTSGEYMGEEAEAMNRVMVNNAAVTETDIMASNGIIHVIDSIVMPADMEVMGAANNN
- a CDS encoding DJ-1/PfpI family protein; this translates as MAGKKLLMLVGDFGEDYEIMVPFQALQMVGHTVHAVCPGKKKGDSVKTAIHDFEGDQTYTEKPGHNFALNATFDKIEPADYDGLVVAGGRAPEYLRREDGVLDMVSHFFDENKPVAAICHGLQILSAADVINGRTLTAYPACGPEMEAAGAHYKDVEPTEVVKDGNLVTSPAWPGHPKWLSAFLDVLGTEVTHRKKETA
- a CDS encoding NUDIX domain-containing protein → MSNLSAGILLFNRKPSLELLLAHPGGPYWWDKDEGAWSIPKGEVEEQENLLDAAKREFKEELGFIPEGPFINLGSVTQKSGKTVYCWGVEYQIPDDFIFAPNEFEIEWPPNSGKTEFFPEIDRIEYFGPFEARKKINPAQQAFINRLIDHCSHN
- a CDS encoding SDR family NAD(P)-dependent oxidoreductase, with the protein product MKKKVAIIGATSGIGRALAIELHTRGYTVGATGRRIERLQELQQQLNTRIHTQFMDVAELDDAIDQLNQLKKDMGGLDIIVLNAGVSNYQKESVSRQADLHVIDINIRGFANLASYSFDMFEEQGQGHMVGISSIASLFGWGLNVPYNASKAFVNTYLQGYRQKANHSDADISISTILPGFIESEMTKEKKGMFWVADTQKGARQIADAIEQKKNVSYITKRWRLVAWLIKLIPNWVWNRM
- a CDS encoding zinc-dependent alcohol dehydrogenase family protein, which codes for MKAMILEEPKEALISKEIPTPTPDDNQLLINIEACGVCRTDLHIVDNELTAPNLPLVPGHQIVGTVQQIGKSVSGFSIGDKVGIPWLGKTCGYCEFCQNDQENLCDNADFTGYTIDGGFAEYTVADSRFCFSIPETYPASQAAPLLCAGLIGYRALRKASDAQRLGLYGFGSAAHILTQVALHQGREVYAFTRPGDTKGQQFAKDLGATWAGGSKTLPPKKLDAAIIFAPVGPLVPQALKAIKKGKKVICAGIHMSDIPSFPYSNLWEERSIESVANLTRQDGFEFMELAPKIPITSQVTTYPLDKANKALNDLRAGNFEGSAVLRIDK